Proteins from a single region of Nitrososphaerota archaeon:
- a CDS encoding MFS transporter, with protein sequence MASNLVVPFISFLTASAGIVGEPLALVSSAGTTFPGLVQYVLSRMKSEAKTLVVAGTGLAGVLWVVMAALQLSGLLFVGAFLAIEALSGASLFGWMLLMESVSRTARGTTLARYQVYTYLGGLGATLFAGVVVGPQLQLMRFFFAGAGVLYLVNAWVVSRDDARVEAAPGAGKASPRLRRFLGINSLFVFVWSLAWPLFPIAQVDIFNMSETEIAIIAVIGGLSSILLQKAIGKVADKRRRLMMFTGRFMLACFPLGYALASSVYEIYIVNIVSGFTNSTGIAYTSYLFENSVDKRKGIGLYNLANALAAAAGSSFSGLLYVALSGGDAVAVLRTMLMAVAGARIAVSFLYLTLKEGEGGAVSGGGMAAETKGDPD encoded by the coding sequence TTGGCCAGCAACCTCGTAGTGCCCTTCATCAGCTTCCTGACAGCTTCGGCCGGGATAGTGGGCGAGCCCCTCGCCCTGGTCTCGTCGGCCGGGACGACGTTTCCCGGCCTGGTCCAGTACGTCCTGAGCAGGATGAAGTCGGAGGCGAAGACCCTGGTCGTCGCAGGGACAGGTCTCGCGGGCGTTCTTTGGGTCGTCATGGCCGCGCTCCAACTGTCGGGACTCCTGTTCGTGGGGGCCTTCCTGGCCATCGAGGCGCTGAGCGGGGCGTCCCTCTTCGGCTGGATGCTTCTGATGGAGAGCGTGAGCAGGACGGCGCGGGGGACGACCCTCGCGCGTTACCAAGTCTACACCTATCTTGGAGGACTGGGGGCAACACTGTTCGCGGGGGTGGTCGTCGGTCCACAGCTGCAGCTGATGCGCTTTTTCTTCGCGGGGGCGGGCGTCTTGTATCTGGTAAACGCCTGGGTGGTCAGCAGGGACGACGCCAGGGTCGAAGCAGCTCCAGGCGCGGGCAAGGCCTCTCCGAGGCTCAGGAGGTTCCTAGGGATCAACTCGCTCTTCGTCTTCGTGTGGTCCCTGGCGTGGCCGCTCTTCCCAATCGCCCAGGTCGACATCTTCAACATGAGCGAGACCGAGATAGCGATAATAGCGGTGATAGGCGGGCTCTCGTCAATCCTGCTCCAGAAGGCCATAGGCAAGGTAGCCGACAAGAGGAGGAGGCTGATGATGTTCACCGGCAGGTTCATGCTCGCCTGTTTCCCTCTAGGGTACGCCCTAGCCTCCTCGGTCTACGAGATCTACATCGTGAACATAGTCTCGGGCTTCACCAACTCCACGGGCATAGCCTACACCTCCTACCTGTTCGAGAATTCGGTAGACAAAAGGAAGGGCATCGGCCTCTACAACCTAGCGAACGCCCTGGCCGCCGCCGCCGGCTCTTCGTTCAGCGGTCTTCTCTACGTCGCGCTCTCAGGAGGCGACGCCGTCGCCGTCCTCAGGACTATGCTGATGGCCGTCGCAGGTGCGAGAATTGCCGTCTCTTTCCTCTATCTGACCCTCAAGGAGGGAGAAGGAGGGGCCGTCTCCGGCGGAGGGATGGCGGCCGAGACCAAGGGCGACCCGGACTAG
- a CDS encoding DUF952 domain-containing protein translates to MPTSLRRTRLSLILHITKSARWNQTRLTGSYTAKTQQEDGFIHCSNPDQLAAVAKAFYSGKRDLVLLCIDPRKVRAEVRYERSGSGIFPHIYGPLNTDAVVAVFPFEPNGHGGSSARTQR, encoded by the coding sequence ATGCCCACCTCTCTACGCCGGACCAGGTTGAGCCTGATCCTGCACATCACTAAGAGCGCAAGGTGGAATCAGACAAGACTTACCGGGTCGTACACGGCGAAGACCCAGCAAGAAGATGGGTTCATACACTGTTCCAATCCAGACCAGCTGGCTGCCGTCGCCAAGGCTTTCTACAGCGGGAAACGGGATCTTGTGCTTCTCTGCATCGACCCTAGAAAGGTCAGGGCCGAGGTCAGATACGAGAGGTCGGGCTCGGGCATATTCCCTCATATCTACGGGCCCCTCAACACCGATGCGGTCGTTGCCGTGTTCCCATTCGAACCCAATGGCCATGGAGGTTCTTCGGCACGGACGCAACGCTGA
- a CDS encoding DEAD/DEAH box helicase family protein gives MKFCPSCGSRVKGAQSSCPKCGASLGSNAKTLLESFPFATLRPSQKGALDDVEAALSASKRFIILEAPVGFGKSAIAAALCRHLGSAYLLTSTKQLQSQYSADFRFPLVTGKSNFTCLVPTSRGTFPACSRGRCEADWTLSECPHHLTFEEYDEHVRGVCRRDAKCRRLKGDKLCPYYEQKWEAFRDPVMVANYPFFLSELSYTDDVRRRKLLVCDEAHDIEKQMVGFGSFSLRSSTLGIYSGAEGAPSIPDMGVENAGAWSEPLEDARRILERFVEENFDDPAVQDKVASCKDSLEALKGFADELSEDPSNWIVNGVRVTASPDGPSVEEVAFQPLDVAGYTSRLFDTADTVLLMSATVFSKNVFCRTLGIPEEEAAFIRVPDSSFPVENRPIHAANVAQLSRSTMDASMGAITRAVDEVMTRHAGERGVIHTTSYGQARYIMEHVSEYNRGRLSSTENVTSRSDLIRAHSGRDESVLISPSLYQGVDLKDDLSRFQVLVKVPYPDLSERRTRVKLERDPGWYDWQTALRLVQTYGRSVRGETDHAVTYVLDSNFPKFVKKNQDLFPGYFLEALVFPQ, from the coding sequence TTGAAGTTCTGTCCTTCATGCGGCTCAAGGGTCAAGGGGGCCCAAAGCTCCTGTCCTAAGTGCGGAGCCAGCCTGGGATCGAATGCCAAGACCCTCCTCGAGTCCTTCCCTTTCGCAACCCTCAGGCCTTCACAGAAAGGGGCCCTCGACGACGTCGAGGCGGCCCTGTCGGCGTCGAAGCGTTTCATCATACTGGAGGCGCCAGTAGGGTTCGGCAAGTCCGCCATCGCCGCGGCACTTTGTCGCCACCTGGGTTCAGCCTACCTGCTCACCTCCACCAAGCAGCTCCAGTCGCAGTACTCTGCCGACTTCCGCTTCCCTCTGGTCACAGGCAAGTCCAATTTCACCTGCCTAGTCCCTACTTCCAGGGGGACGTTCCCGGCCTGCAGCAGAGGGAGGTGCGAAGCCGACTGGACACTCTCCGAGTGCCCGCACCACCTGACCTTCGAGGAATACGACGAGCACGTCAGGGGTGTCTGCCGCAGAGACGCCAAGTGCCGCCGCCTGAAGGGCGATAAGCTCTGTCCCTACTACGAACAGAAGTGGGAGGCGTTCAGGGACCCCGTGATGGTCGCCAACTATCCGTTCTTCCTTTCGGAGTTGAGCTACACCGACGACGTCAGGCGGAGGAAGCTCCTCGTCTGCGACGAGGCCCACGACATCGAGAAGCAGATGGTCGGATTCGGGTCGTTCTCCCTCAGGTCGTCGACCCTGGGAATCTATTCAGGCGCGGAAGGTGCGCCGTCTATCCCGGACATGGGGGTGGAAAACGCAGGAGCCTGGAGCGAGCCCCTAGAAGATGCTAGGAGAATCCTAGAACGGTTCGTCGAGGAGAACTTCGACGACCCCGCCGTGCAGGACAAGGTGGCCTCCTGCAAGGACTCCCTCGAGGCCCTGAAAGGGTTCGCCGACGAGCTTAGCGAAGACCCTTCAAACTGGATAGTCAACGGCGTAAGGGTAACGGCGTCCCCCGATGGGCCCTCCGTGGAGGAGGTGGCCTTCCAACCCCTCGACGTGGCGGGGTACACCAGCAGGCTCTTCGACACGGCGGATACCGTTCTCCTGATGTCTGCCACCGTCTTCTCGAAGAACGTCTTCTGCAGAACCCTCGGCATCCCCGAGGAGGAGGCTGCGTTCATCAGAGTGCCCGACTCTTCCTTCCCGGTGGAGAACAGGCCGATCCACGCCGCGAACGTCGCCCAGCTCAGCAGGAGCACTATGGACGCCTCCATGGGAGCCATAACGAGGGCCGTGGACGAAGTGATGACCCGCCATGCGGGAGAGAGAGGGGTGATCCATACGACATCCTACGGCCAGGCGAGGTACATCATGGAGCACGTCTCGGAGTACAACAGAGGGAGACTGTCGAGCACGGAGAACGTAACGTCCAGATCAGACCTCATCAGAGCCCACAGCGGACGGGACGAGTCGGTCCTAATCTCGCCGAGCCTCTACCAGGGGGTCGACCTGAAGGACGACTTATCGAGGTTCCAAGTCCTGGTGAAGGTCCCCTATCCAGACCTTTCGGAGAGGAGGACGAGGGTCAAGCTGGAGAGAGACCCTGGTTGGTACGACTGGCAGACGGCGCTCAGGCTGGTGCAGACCTATGGTAGGAGCGTCAGGGGCGAAACGGACCATGCCGTCACCTATGTACTGGACTCGAATTTCCCCAAGTTCGTGAAGAAGAACCAGGACCTGTTCCCCGGGTACTTCTTGGAAGCACTCGTCTTTCCACAGTAG